One window of the Ammospiza caudacuta isolate bAmmCau1 chromosome 9, bAmmCau1.pri, whole genome shotgun sequence genome contains the following:
- the LRRTM3 gene encoding leucine-rich repeat transmembrane neuronal protein 3, with protein MGFNVIRLLSGSAVALVIAPTVLLTMLSSAERGCPKGCRCEGKMVYCESQKLQEIPSSISAGCLGLSLRYNSLQKLKYNQFKGLNQLTWLYLDHNHISNIDENAFSGIRRLKELILSSNRISYFLNNTFRPVTNLRNLDLSYNQLQSLGSEQFRGLRKLLSLHLRSNSLRTIPVRIFQDCRNLELLDLGYNRIRSLARNVFAGMIRLKELHLEHNQFSKLNLALFPRLVSLQNLYLQWNKISVIGQTMSWTWSSLQRLDLSGNEIEAFSGPSVFQCVPNLQRLNLDSNKLTFIGQEILDSWISLNDISLAGNIWECSRNICSLVNWLKSFKGLRENTIICASPKELQGVNVIDAVKNYSICGKSTTERFELARALPKPTFKPKLTRPKHDSKPPVPPTVGAPEGGSEPEHDAEHISFHKIIAGSVALFLSVLVILLVIYVSWKRYPASMKQLQQRSLMRRHRRKKRQSLKQMTPSTQEFYVDYKPTNTETSEMLLNGTGPCTYNKSGSRECEV; from the exons ATGG GTTTCAATGTAATTAGGCTACTGAGCGGATCAGCTGTAGCTCTGGTAATAGCCCCTACTGTATTACTGACAATGCTTTCTTCTGCTGAACGAGGATGCCCTAAGGGCTGTAGGTGTGAAGGCAAAATGGTATATTGTGAATCTCAGAAATTGCAGGAGATTCCCTCAAGTATATCTGCTGGTTGTTTAGGTTTGTCCCTTCGATATAACAGCCTCCAAAAACTAAAATACAATCAATTTAAAGGTCTTAATCAACTCACCTGGCTCTATTTAGACCATAACCACATCAGCAATATTGACGAAAATGCTTTCAGTGGAATACGCAGACTAAAAGAGTTGATCTTGAGTTCCAACAGAATCTCCTATTTTCTTAATAATACCTTCAGACCTGTGACAAATCTCCGGAATTTGGATCTGTCATACAATCAGCTGCAGTCTCTGGGATCTGAGCAGTTCAGGGGCTTAAGGAAGCTGCTGAGTTTACATTTGCGGTCCAATTCCCTAAGAACCATTCCTGTTCGAATATTTCAAGATTGCAGGAACCTCGAACTGTTGGACCTGGGTTATAATCGCATCCGGAGTTTAGCAAGGAATGTCTTTGCAGGTATGATCAGACTGAAAGAGCTTCATCTGGAGCACAATCAATTTTCTAAGCTCAACCTGGCACTTTTTCCAAGGCTAGTCAGCCTTCAAAACCTTTATTTACAGTGGAATAAAATCAGTGTGATAGGACAAACTATGTCTTGGACCTGGAGCTCATTACAAAGACTCGATTTATCTGGCAATGAAATAGAAGCTTTCAGTGGACCTAGTGtttttcagtgtgtgcccaaTTTACAGCGCCTCAACCTGGATTCAAACAAGCTCACATTTATCGGTCAAGAAATTTTGGATTCTTGGATATCTCTCAATGACATCAGCCTTGCCGGGAATATATGGGAATGCAGCAGAAACATTTGCTCTCTGGTAAACTGGCTTAAAAGTTTTAAAGGGCTGAGGGAAAATACAATTATTTGTGCCAGCCCCAAAGAGCTGCAAGGGGTGAACGTTATTGACGCAGTGAAAAACTACAGCATCTGTGGCAAGAGTACCACGGAAAGGTTCGAACTGGCACGAGCTCTCCCAAAGCCAACGTTTAAACCAAAACTCACCAGGCCTAAACACGACAGCAAGCCCCCCGTGCCCCCGACGGTGGGAGCCCCCGAAGGCGGCTCTGAGCCCGAGCACGACGCGGAGCACATCTCCTTCCACAAAATCATCGCCGGCAGCGTGGCTCTCTTCCTGTCGGTGCTGGTGATCCTGCTGGTGATCTATGTGTCGTGGAAGCGCTACCCTGCCAGCatgaagcagctgcagcagcgctCGCTCATGCGAAGgcacaggagaaagaaaagacagtCGCTGAAGCAAATGACTCCAAGCACACAGGAATTTTATGTAGATTACAAACCCACCAACACTGAGACCAGTGAGATGCTGCTGAATGGAACGGGACCCTGCACGTACAACAAATCGGGCTCCAGGGAATGCGAGGTATGA